From the genome of Gracilinanus agilis isolate LMUSP501 chromosome 2, AgileGrace, whole genome shotgun sequence, one region includes:
- the LGALSL gene encoding galectin-related protein: MAGSVAEREALEKLEDGHLNNSLGSPVQAEVYFPRLIVPFCGHIKGGMRPGKKILVMGIVDLNPESFKISLTCGDSEDPPADVAIELKAVFTDKQLIRNSCISGERGEEQSAIPYFPFIPDQPFRVEILCEHPRFRVFVDGHQLFDFYHRIETLSAIDTIKINGDLQITKLG; this comes from the exons ATGGCGGGATCGGTGGCCGAGAGAGAGGCGCTGGAG AAACTAGAAGATGGGCATTTAAACAACTCTTTGGGATCTCCTGTCCAAGCGGAAGTGTACTTTCCAAGACTG aTAGTACCATTCTGTGGGCATATTAAAGGTGGAATGAGGCCAGGCAAGAAGATCTTAGTGATGGGGATTGTAGACCTCAACCCTGAAAG TTTCAAGATCAGTTTGACATGTGGAGATTCTGAAGACCCTCCTGCCGATGTGGCCATTGAACTGAAAGCTGTATTTACAGATAAGCAACTGATCAGAAATTCTTGTATATCTGGAGAAAGAGGTGAAGAACAATCAGcaattccttattttcctttcatcCCAGATCAGCCATTTAGG GTGGAAATTCTTTGTGAACACCCACGATTTAGAGTATTTGTGGATGGACACCAGCTTTTTGATTTTTATCATCGAATTGAAACACTGTCTGCAATTGACACAATAAAGATCAATGGAGACCTCCAGATCACTAAACTTGGTTGA